One region of bacterium genomic DNA includes:
- a CDS encoding dihydrolipoamide acetyltransferase family protein, whose protein sequence is MPYVFELPDIGDGLTEADIVRWHVPVGGPVEADHVLVEVETAKAVVEIPAPAGGTVLHHGAREGETLAVGAVLAVIGRAGEAWPDGDQPGDAETVSRRSTGPAGGGPGGGRPAGDASVKALPVVRRLAREHGIDLSSVRGTGPGGRITRDDVMAAVEGAPPEDAPAPAAGERVRLSMLRRTIAANMTASWLEIPHVTVFHDIDATRLLAARQALAARHGRSIPMEALVVRALVPALNEFRAFNATLEGDELVLHPSLDVGIAVDTDEGLLVPVVREAEKLGVMDLAATIADLGVRGKARSLRPGDLTGATFTLSNIGALGGARGTPIIPKGTTAILVIGRAADTPVVRDGAVTVAPVMPLSLGFDHRVIDGGLGQRFLNRLVENLEEPAPFLAY, encoded by the coding sequence ATGCCCTACGTGTTCGAGCTCCCCGATATCGGCGATGGCCTCACCGAGGCCGACATCGTCCGCTGGCACGTTCCCGTGGGCGGCCCGGTGGAGGCCGATCATGTTCTGGTCGAGGTCGAGACGGCCAAGGCGGTGGTGGAGATCCCGGCTCCCGCCGGTGGGACGGTCCTACACCACGGCGCCCGGGAAGGGGAAACCCTGGCGGTGGGGGCGGTCCTGGCGGTCATCGGCCGAGCCGGGGAGGCCTGGCCGGATGGGGATCAGCCCGGTGACGCCGAGACCGTTTCACGGCGGTCCACCGGCCCGGCCGGCGGCGGTCCGGGTGGCGGGCGGCCGGCGGGGGACGCCTCCGTCAAAGCATTGCCCGTGGTGCGGCGGCTGGCCCGGGAGCACGGCATCGACCTGTCCTCCGTCCGGGGGACCGGGCCGGGCGGGAGGATCACCAGGGACGATGTGATGGCGGCCGTAGAAGGCGCGCCCCCGGAGGATGCCCCGGCGCCGGCCGCGGGTGAGCGGGTCCGCCTCTCGATGCTGCGCCGCACCATCGCCGCCAACATGACGGCTTCATGGCTCGAGATCCCCCACGTAACGGTCTTCCACGACATCGATGCCACCCGCCTCCTGGCGGCCCGGCAGGCGCTGGCGGCCCGCCATGGGCGGAGCATCCCGATGGAGGCCCTGGTGGTAAGGGCCCTCGTACCGGCTCTGAACGAGTTCCGGGCCTTCAACGCAACCCTGGAGGGTGATGAGCTGGTGCTCCATCCCTCCCTGGATGTGGGGATCGCCGTGGATACCGATGAAGGCCTGCTGGTGCCGGTGGTCCGCGAGGCGGAGAAGCTGGGTGTCATGGATCTGGCGGCGACCATCGCCGACCTCGGTGTGAGGGGCAAGGCCCGGTCGCTCCGTCCGGGCGACCTGACCGGCGCCACCTTCACCCTTTCCAACATCGGAGCTCTGGGAGGGGCCAGGGGCACTCCCATCATTCCCAAGGGCACCACCGCCATCCTCGTCATAGGTCGGGCCGCCGACACCCCGGTGGTCCGGGACGGCGCCGTGACGGTGGCGCCCGTGATGCCGCTGTCGCTGGGCTTCGACCACCGGGTGATCGACGGAGGACTCGGGCAGCGCTTCCTCAACAGGCTGGTCGAGAACCTGGAGGAACCGGCCCCGTTCCTGGCCTACTAG
- a CDS encoding alpha-ketoacid dehydrogenase subunit beta, with protein MSFGQATVDAMRSAMREDDRVVVLGEDISWGGNFGQFRGLLDEFGPDRVIDMPISEAIIMAVGVGAAVTGLRPVASMSFVEFTLGAMDEIVNQAAKFRYMFGGQVSVPLVLRASDGVLRSSAGQHSSSLEGLFTHLPGLKVVAPSNPADARGLLRAAIADDDPVVYLENKRITAKRGPVPAGDHVVPLGSAAVRRRGADLTIVTYSVMTLHAEKACSRLAETGIEAELIDLRSLVPLDLDAVLSSVFRTGRVVVAHEAWEFGGFGAELAATITAEAFDRLRAAPVRVGAAHAPIPFSPPLERAVVPGPDEIVMAAREAMGLC; from the coding sequence ATGAGCTTCGGCCAGGCGACCGTGGACGCCATGAGGTCCGCCATGCGAGAGGACGACCGCGTCGTGGTGCTCGGAGAGGACATCAGTTGGGGCGGCAACTTCGGGCAGTTCCGGGGCCTGCTGGACGAGTTCGGACCCGACCGGGTCATCGACATGCCCATTTCGGAGGCCATCATCATGGCGGTCGGCGTCGGGGCGGCGGTGACCGGACTGCGCCCGGTCGCCTCGATGAGTTTCGTCGAGTTCACGCTCGGGGCCATGGACGAGATCGTCAACCAGGCGGCCAAGTTCCGCTACATGTTCGGCGGGCAGGTGTCGGTCCCGCTGGTGCTCCGGGCCTCTGACGGGGTTCTCCGCTCATCGGCCGGCCAGCACTCATCCAGCCTCGAAGGCCTGTTCACCCACTTGCCCGGCCTGAAGGTGGTGGCCCCGTCCAACCCGGCCGACGCCAGGGGCCTGCTTCGGGCGGCCATCGCGGATGACGACCCGGTGGTCTACCTGGAGAACAAGCGGATCACGGCCAAGCGGGGACCGGTCCCGGCCGGGGATCATGTGGTCCCGCTCGGCTCTGCCGCGGTTCGCCGCCGGGGCGCGGACCTGACCATCGTCACCTACTCGGTGATGACCCTCCACGCCGAGAAGGCCTGCTCCCGGCTGGCCGAGACGGGCATCGAGGCGGAGCTGATCGACCTCAGGTCGCTGGTCCCGCTCGACCTCGACGCCGTGCTGTCCTCGGTGTTCAGGACAGGTCGGGTGGTGGTGGCGCACGAGGCTTGGGAGTTCGGCGGGTTCGGCGCCGAGTTGGCGGCCACCATCACCGCCGAAGCCTTCGACCGGCTGCGAGCCGCCCCGGTGCGGGTGGGCGCCGCCCATGCGCCCATCCCGTTCAGCCCCCCGCTGGAGCGGGCGGTCGTGCCGGGACCCGACGAGATCGTGATGGCGGCCCGGGAGGCTATGGGTCTGTGCTAG
- a CDS encoding thiamine pyrophosphate-dependent dehydrogenase E1 component subunit alpha translates to MSLAQTMSPGLALGIHRTMVRIRLFESRVEELFKAGELPGFVHTYIGQEAIAAGVCAALNRDDYITSTHRGHGHAIAKGMELGPVMAELYGKATGACRGRGGSMHVADFSVGMLGANGIVAGGLGIAAGAALSARYRGTRQVAVGFFGDGGINKGTFHEALNFAATHRLGVVFVCENNQYAQFTSRLRTTSVDDLSVRASGYGIPGITADGNDPAATYRETLEAVARARAGGGPTLLNMETYRFGGHYVGDAEVYRESAEVEARRRADPILRWERTLTDEGLLTAGLREEVWAETGEEVSAAVRFAEESPYPEGGTALENVFTRVC, encoded by the coding sequence ATGAGCCTCGCTCAGACCATGTCACCCGGCCTGGCCCTCGGCATCCACCGGACCATGGTGCGGATCCGGCTGTTCGAGTCCCGGGTCGAGGAGTTGTTCAAGGCGGGCGAGCTACCCGGCTTCGTCCACACCTACATCGGCCAAGAGGCCATCGCCGCGGGCGTGTGCGCCGCCCTGAACCGTGACGACTACATCACCTCCACCCACCGCGGCCACGGCCACGCCATAGCGAAGGGCATGGAGCTCGGCCCGGTCATGGCGGAGCTGTACGGGAAGGCGACCGGGGCCTGCCGCGGCCGGGGCGGTTCGATGCACGTGGCCGACTTCTCGGTGGGGATGCTGGGGGCCAACGGGATCGTGGCCGGCGGGCTCGGCATCGCCGCGGGGGCCGCCCTCTCCGCCCGCTACCGGGGCACCCGCCAGGTGGCGGTGGGTTTCTTCGGGGACGGAGGCATCAACAAGGGAACCTTCCACGAGGCGCTCAACTTCGCCGCCACCCACCGCCTGGGGGTGGTGTTCGTGTGCGAGAACAACCAGTACGCCCAGTTCACCTCCCGGCTCCGCACCACATCGGTTGACGATCTCTCGGTCCGGGCCTCCGGGTACGGGATCCCCGGCATCACGGCGGACGGCAACGACCCCGCGGCGACCTACCGGGAGACGCTCGAGGCGGTGGCACGGGCGCGTGCGGGAGGCGGGCCGACCCTGCTGAACATGGAGACCTACCGGTTCGGCGGCCACTACGTGGGCGATGCCGAGGTCTACCGGGAGTCCGCCGAGGTGGAGGCGCGGCGCCGGGCGGACCCGATCCTCCGCTGGGAACGAACGCTCACCGATGAGGGGCTCCTGACCGCCGGACTCCGGGAGGAGGTGTGGGCGGAAACCGGGGAGGAAGTGTCCGCCGCGGTGCGCTTCGCCGAGGAGAGCCCGTATCCGGAGGGCGGCACCGCCCTCGAGAACGTGTTCACCCGGGTCTGCTGA
- a CDS encoding SDR family NAD(P)-dependent oxidoreductase, producing the protein MTLPGFRLDGRMALVTGSAGGLGEAIALALHAAGAEVVGADIVTEANRRVASAVGGTAVTLDVSDREAVEAAVEDISTRLGAIDVLVNSAGIGGRGAAADYPPELLERVLDVNVKGSLYTCQAVGRRMIEQGHGSIINIASIGGLVGFPGSVGYQAGKGGVVQMTRTLAVEWAPSGVRVNAIAPGHIGTALVRRQWEVEPHLKEFFLTRTPLGRLGTPADVAGPVVFLAGDAAAMITGQVITVDGGYTAQ; encoded by the coding sequence GTGACCCTGCCCGGATTCCGTCTCGACGGCCGGATGGCGCTGGTCACGGGATCGGCCGGCGGCCTGGGCGAGGCGATCGCCCTGGCGCTCCACGCAGCCGGCGCCGAAGTGGTGGGCGCAGACATCGTAACGGAGGCCAACCGCCGGGTGGCGAGCGCCGTCGGGGGTACCGCCGTCACCCTGGACGTCTCCGACCGGGAGGCGGTCGAGGCGGCGGTGGAGGACATCAGCACCCGCCTGGGCGCCATCGACGTGCTGGTCAACAGCGCCGGCATCGGGGGCCGCGGCGCTGCGGCCGACTATCCACCCGAACTGCTGGAGCGGGTCCTTGACGTCAACGTCAAGGGCAGCCTCTACACGTGCCAGGCGGTGGGCCGCCGCATGATCGAACAGGGCCACGGCTCGATCATCAACATCGCCTCGATCGGTGGGCTGGTGGGCTTCCCCGGCAGCGTCGGGTACCAGGCCGGCAAGGGCGGGGTGGTCCAGATGACCAGGACCCTCGCGGTCGAGTGGGCGCCCTCGGGCGTCCGGGTCAATGCGATTGCCCCCGGGCACATAGGAACCGCCCTCGTGCGGAGGCAATGGGAGGTGGAGCCGCACCTGAAGGAGTTCTTCCTGACCCGCACCCCTCTGGGGAGGCTGGGAACCCCGGCCGATGTCGCCGGCCCGGTGGTGTTCCTCGCGGGTGATGCCGCGGCGATGATCACCGGCCAGGTCATCACCGTCGACGGGGGGTACACCGCCCAATGA
- a CDS encoding lipoyl domain-containing protein, with protein MSTPYPARRVPLTVPQMGVVEEVVVIEWLVDPGATVVEGQEVVIVETEKAEVALESPAAGAIEILAAASDDEIPVGATLAYIDP; from the coding sequence ATGAGCACGCCCTACCCTGCCCGTCGAGTACCCCTGACCGTGCCGCAGATGGGTGTGGTGGAAGAGGTGGTGGTGATCGAATGGCTGGTCGACCCCGGTGCCACCGTGGTTGAGGGCCAGGAGGTGGTCATCGTGGAGACCGAGAAGGCCGAGGTCGCGCTGGAGTCTCCGGCTGCCGGCGCCATCGAGATCCTGGCGGCCGCTTCCGATGACGAGATCCCGGTGGGGGCGACCCTCGCCTACATCGACCCGTGA
- a CDS encoding MFS transporter, whose protein sequence is MGLSAVLAGAMALSMTPGPIIGILSRFFIDDLGLTRTEIGAVATFHAFAIMITSIPLGVLADRLSGRYTQILMLLFVFLGLLTMAFSWGFWSLMMFAAIAGIPAAGANSATNNIIVENVPAGSRGWITGIKQSGVQIGILATGLALPVTAARLGWRMALVLASLVALVGIAFTLAIVPAGPAAWTPARSAGERRVRLPGAVRWLSAYGVTMGIGVGTYSAFVPLYAQENLGMGVALAGTVIAVSGASGALWRVLWGRIAERAGHPSVPLLAIGALSAGALVATWVAGYTLPFLIWVGAVLVGMGTGSWMSVGMMAAIMLSEPKQTGQSTASIVLGFAVGLTIGPVVFGWGVDTFGTYDLPWAAVTLNFVAAMTMMLLWRFRARVLEEEAVGHGA, encoded by the coding sequence GTGGGGCTCTCGGCCGTACTCGCCGGTGCGATGGCCCTATCGATGACGCCCGGGCCGATCATCGGGATACTGTCCCGTTTCTTCATCGATGACCTGGGCCTGACCCGGACCGAGATCGGAGCGGTCGCCACCTTCCACGCCTTCGCGATCATGATCACCAGCATCCCGCTCGGGGTGCTGGCCGACCGCCTGAGCGGCCGCTACACCCAGATCCTGATGCTGCTGTTCGTGTTCCTGGGGCTGCTGACGATGGCTTTCTCCTGGGGTTTCTGGTCCCTGATGATGTTCGCTGCGATAGCCGGAATCCCGGCCGCCGGGGCCAACTCGGCGACCAACAACATCATCGTCGAGAACGTTCCTGCCGGGTCCCGCGGGTGGATAACCGGAATCAAGCAGTCCGGGGTGCAGATCGGGATCCTGGCCACCGGCCTGGCCCTGCCGGTGACTGCGGCCCGCCTCGGATGGCGGATGGCGCTGGTACTCGCCTCTCTGGTGGCGCTGGTGGGCATCGCATTCACCCTCGCCATCGTGCCCGCCGGACCCGCCGCCTGGACTCCGGCGCGCAGCGCCGGGGAACGGCGCGTGCGCCTCCCCGGTGCGGTTCGGTGGCTCTCGGCCTACGGAGTCACCATGGGGATCGGCGTGGGCACCTACTCGGCCTTCGTTCCGCTCTACGCCCAGGAGAACCTCGGCATGGGTGTGGCCCTGGCGGGTACGGTCATCGCCGTATCGGGCGCGTCCGGCGCGTTGTGGCGGGTGCTATGGGGAAGGATCGCAGAGCGAGCCGGACATCCCTCGGTCCCGCTGCTGGCGATCGGCGCCCTGTCCGCGGGTGCCTTGGTCGCCACCTGGGTGGCCGGCTATACCCTGCCCTTCCTGATCTGGGTGGGGGCGGTGCTGGTGGGGATGGGCACCGGCTCGTGGATGTCGGTCGGCATGATGGCCGCCATCATGCTGTCGGAGCCCAAGCAGACCGGACAGAGCACCGCGTCGATCGTGCTCGGGTTCGCCGTGGGTCTGACCATCGGGCCGGTGGTATTCGGTTGGGGCGTGGACACGTTCGGGACCTATGACCTGCCCTGGGCGGCTGTGACCCTCAACTTCGTGGCGGCCATGACGATGATGTTGCTGTGGCGGTTCCGCGCTCGCGTCCTTGAGGAGGAGGCGGTCGGCCATGGCGCCTGA
- a CDS encoding mandelate racemase/muconate lactonizing enzyme family protein, with the protein MSPTGTTRDDPGFPAVDPFAIESLTVDVYRAPVTRPVRTSFGEMADRPAVVVTARSTDGVHGYGEVWCNFPEPAAGYRADLIARVLAPAVVGRPWPGPEAVFHHLSERFRLVGIQAGEPGPFSQCIAGIDIALWDMAARQARLPLWRLLGGSGSGQVPAYASGIGPEDPAGQAAAARERGHRAFKLKVGFGRRRDLANLDRMRRELGREATIAVDANQAWSPGEARSMIRSLAPYAPAWLEEPIPADRAEADWRTLAADSPTPLAGGENLHGEAAFARAIEAGALAVIQPDVTKWGGISGCLPVARRILAAGRRYCPHHLGAGIGVVASAHLLAAAGGDGLLEVDSNPNPLREGLAQPFPRLVEGSLLLSDAPGLGVAPDGAVSGLRVGTDR; encoded by the coding sequence ATGAGTCCCACCGGCACCACCCGCGACGACCCCGGCTTCCCTGCCGTCGACCCGTTCGCGATCGAGTCGCTGACCGTCGACGTCTACCGCGCCCCCGTCACCCGTCCGGTGCGGACCTCCTTCGGGGAGATGGCGGACCGCCCGGCGGTCGTAGTGACCGCCCGATCCACCGACGGTGTCCACGGATACGGGGAGGTGTGGTGCAACTTCCCGGAGCCCGCCGCCGGCTACCGGGCCGACCTGATCGCCCGGGTGCTCGCTCCGGCCGTCGTCGGCAGGCCGTGGCCCGGGCCCGAGGCCGTGTTCCATCACCTATCGGAACGGTTCAGGCTGGTGGGCATCCAGGCCGGCGAGCCGGGGCCCTTCAGCCAATGCATCGCCGGCATCGACATAGCGCTTTGGGACATGGCGGCCCGGCAGGCCCGCCTGCCGCTCTGGCGGCTCCTCGGCGGTTCGGGGAGCGGACAGGTCCCGGCCTATGCCAGCGGGATCGGGCCGGAGGATCCGGCAGGCCAGGCCGCCGCGGCCCGGGAGCGGGGCCACCGCGCCTTCAAGCTGAAGGTCGGCTTCGGGAGGCGGCGCGACCTCGCCAACCTCGACCGGATGCGGCGCGAACTGGGCCGGGAAGCCACCATCGCCGTGGACGCCAACCAGGCGTGGTCCCCCGGCGAGGCCAGGTCGATGATCCGCTCGCTCGCACCCTACGCACCGGCCTGGTTGGAGGAACCCATCCCGGCCGACCGGGCCGAAGCCGACTGGAGGACCCTCGCCGCCGATTCTCCCACCCCCCTGGCGGGCGGTGAGAACCTGCACGGTGAGGCGGCCTTCGCCCGGGCCATCGAGGCCGGAGCGCTGGCCGTCATCCAGCCGGACGTGACCAAGTGGGGCGGCATCTCGGGATGCCTGCCGGTCGCCAGGCGGATCCTGGCAGCCGGTCGCCGCTACTGCCCCCACCACCTCGGGGCGGGAATCGGGGTCGTGGCCTCCGCTCACCTGCTGGCGGCGGCGGGTGGCGACGGCCTGCTCGAAGTCGATTCCAACCCCAACCCGCTCCGCGAGGGCCTGGCCCAACCCTTCCCCCGGCTGGTCGAGGGGAGCCTGCTCCTGAGCGATGCGCCCGGGCTGGGGGTGGCGCCCGACGGCGCCGTGTCCGGGCTGAGGGTCGGCACGGACCGGTAG
- a CDS encoding arylsulfatase, with protein sequence MGSSTDSSGTPRGGGQEAQEYPEPGFEGVIGPDFRESVPWWPPMANDARGKPDVVLVVLDDVGFAGLGCYGAEVETPVIDALAERGLRFNDFNVTPLCSPTRACVLTGRNHHSVGMAYLSNVDSGFPGHRGRVTKSAGTIAEVLQGAGYATMAIGKWHLAPLEETTAAGPYDEWPLGRGFGRYYGFLDALTDHFYPDVVEDNHRVEPPGRPEDGYHLTEDLVDHAISYVRDQVSVKPEQPFFLYVAFGTAHCPHQAPQEYLDKYRGRYDEGWDVIRQRRFARQKELGIVPEDAALAPLNPGVEEWDNLSPDQQNLFARFQEAYAAMLDHTDAQMGRLFDFLDSIGRLDNTIVVVLSDNGASQEGGPDGGADIVTYEEDRFCTVEFNMERFDTIGGPHSQTNIPWGWAQAANTPLRWYKQNTYAGGVRTPLIVSWPEGVADNGGVRTRFVHAIDIAPTILDLVDVAPKASYGGVDQMPYHGASIRDVLDDRAAPAPRDRQYFEMIGHRAMWHDGWKALTRHRRNEPFEDDPWELYHIDSDFSECKDVAGEHPEKLADLVGQWSEEAARYSVFPLDDRYLAVRASTFTPPGTPRARDTFSYLGGSSRVPGAATPLVFNRDFRITARVAPLDAAEEGVLVAVGDVSGGYVLYLAAGHLVFEYCYLGDRQTLTSSGPVPSGATELSFGFERTGDYRGIGRLEADGRTLGEMEMVSMARGMISWGSLSVGADTLSPVSRSYEPEFPFTGHLERVDFDLG encoded by the coding sequence ATGGGTTCCAGCACTGATTCGAGCGGAACGCCCAGGGGCGGAGGGCAGGAGGCACAAGAATACCCGGAGCCGGGCTTCGAGGGTGTGATCGGACCCGACTTCCGGGAGTCGGTTCCGTGGTGGCCGCCGATGGCGAACGATGCCCGTGGCAAGCCGGACGTGGTGCTGGTGGTGCTCGACGATGTGGGCTTCGCCGGCCTCGGATGTTACGGGGCCGAGGTGGAGACCCCGGTGATCGATGCGCTGGCGGAGCGGGGCTTGCGCTTCAACGACTTCAACGTCACCCCCCTGTGCTCACCGACCCGCGCCTGCGTGCTCACCGGGCGCAACCATCACAGCGTCGGGATGGCCTACCTGTCGAATGTCGACTCGGGATTCCCCGGACACCGGGGTCGGGTTACGAAGTCGGCCGGGACCATCGCCGAGGTGTTGCAGGGCGCCGGGTACGCCACCATGGCGATCGGGAAGTGGCACCTGGCGCCGCTGGAGGAGACCACCGCGGCCGGTCCCTACGACGAGTGGCCGCTCGGTCGGGGGTTCGGCCGGTACTACGGGTTCCTAGACGCCCTGACCGACCATTTCTACCCGGACGTGGTCGAGGACAACCACCGGGTCGAGCCGCCGGGCAGGCCCGAGGACGGCTACCACCTGACCGAGGACCTGGTGGACCACGCCATCTCCTACGTCCGCGACCAGGTCTCGGTCAAGCCCGAGCAGCCGTTCTTCCTCTACGTGGCCTTCGGGACGGCGCACTGTCCCCACCAGGCGCCACAGGAGTACCTGGACAAGTACCGAGGGCGCTACGACGAGGGCTGGGACGTGATCCGCCAGCGCCGGTTCGCCCGCCAGAAGGAGCTCGGGATCGTGCCCGAGGACGCCGCTCTCGCGCCGCTCAACCCCGGGGTGGAGGAGTGGGACAACCTGAGTCCCGACCAGCAGAACCTCTTCGCCCGGTTCCAGGAGGCCTACGCGGCCATGCTGGACCACACCGACGCCCAGATGGGACGGTTGTTCGACTTCCTCGACTCGATCGGGCGGCTCGACAACACGATCGTGGTGGTCCTCTCCGACAACGGCGCCAGCCAGGAGGGCGGGCCGGACGGCGGTGCCGACATCGTGACCTACGAGGAGGACCGCTTCTGCACCGTCGAGTTCAACATGGAGCGGTTCGACACCATCGGCGGGCCGCATTCCCAGACCAACATTCCCTGGGGATGGGCGCAGGCCGCCAACACGCCGCTCCGCTGGTACAAGCAGAACACCTACGCGGGCGGGGTGCGGACGCCGCTGATCGTCTCCTGGCCGGAAGGGGTGGCCGACAACGGCGGGGTGCGCACGAGGTTCGTCCACGCCATCGACATCGCCCCCACCATCCTGGATCTCGTGGACGTGGCGCCGAAGGCCTCCTACGGGGGAGTGGACCAGATGCCCTACCACGGCGCCAGCATCCGTGACGTGCTGGACGATCGCGCCGCCCCCGCTCCGCGCGACCGGCAGTACTTCGAGATGATCGGCCACCGCGCCATGTGGCACGACGGCTGGAAGGCGCTCACCCGGCACCGGCGGAACGAGCCGTTCGAGGACGATCCGTGGGAGCTGTACCACATCGACTCCGACTTCTCCGAGTGCAAGGATGTGGCTGGGGAGCACCCCGAGAAGCTGGCCGACCTGGTGGGGCAGTGGTCCGAGGAGGCGGCCCGATACTCGGTGTTCCCCTTGGACGACCGCTACCTGGCGGTGCGGGCCTCCACCTTCACGCCCCCGGGGACCCCGAGGGCGAGAGACACGTTCTCCTACCTGGGGGGTTCGAGCCGGGTGCCCGGCGCCGCCACCCCCCTGGTGTTCAACCGGGACTTCAGGATCACGGCCCGGGTCGCTCCGCTGGACGCCGCCGAAGAGGGGGTGCTGGTGGCGGTGGGCGACGTGAGCGGCGGCTACGTCCTTTACCTGGCCGCCGGGCATCTCGTGTTCGAGTACTGCTATCTGGGTGATCGCCAGACGCTCACCTCGTCCGGCCCGGTGCCATCAGGCGCGACCGAGCTGTCCTTCGGGTTCGAGAGGACCGGGGACTACCGGGGCATAGGTCGTCTGGAGGCCGACGGCCGGACTCTCGGTGAGATGGAGATGGTCTCCATGGCCCGCGGGATGATCTCTTGGGGGTCTCTCAGCGTGGGAGCCGACACGCTGTCCCCGGTGAGCCGTTCGTACGAGCCGGAGTTCCCGTTCACGGGCCACCTGGAGCGGGTCGACTTCGACCTCGGCTGA
- a CDS encoding aromatic ring-hydroxylating dioxygenase subunit alpha, whose protein sequence is MSPVAYADEAFYADEQARLFGRAWTGVALASELSRPGRLLVRSVAGKSVLLTRSGDRLRGFLNTCRHRGTELADADCDIAGVIRCPYHRWSYSTEGRLVAAPLFEASPPSDFDPADWRLVPVRVDTWGPIVFVCLDEETPSLDVWLGDLPERLAGYRLEEWELADFDGATATFDVGANWKLLVENFAEYYHLPWVHPKLAKVSRVKDHYRYQGPGMYCGQTTTPVSSDQHEDWVILPSATGLGASDAASGRFVAVFPNVLLAVLPNHVFLILLEPAGVGRTIEHCTFLFPPGAVPSPEDELGRQRFAEAFETTRRFWVDVNDEDIDICERVQRGVSRAGAPPGPMAPRFEEPLNRFHNMTADLMTRESVADLVVPGGDRPGDVDLYGTKPNPMPPPIEVEAARKSRPSA, encoded by the coding sequence TTGTCTCCGGTCGCGTACGCGGACGAGGCCTTCTACGCGGACGAGCAGGCCCGGCTGTTCGGCCGGGCGTGGACCGGCGTGGCTCTTGCCAGCGAGTTGTCCAGGCCGGGACGGCTTCTCGTGCGGTCGGTCGCCGGGAAGTCCGTGCTGCTGACCCGGTCCGGGGATCGGTTGCGCGGTTTCCTGAACACCTGCCGTCACCGGGGGACCGAGCTGGCCGATGCCGACTGCGACATCGCGGGGGTCATCAGGTGCCCGTACCACCGCTGGAGCTACTCGACCGAAGGCCGGCTGGTGGCGGCGCCGCTCTTCGAGGCGTCACCCCCGTCGGATTTCGACCCCGCCGACTGGCGTCTCGTGCCCGTGCGGGTGGACACGTGGGGTCCCATCGTCTTCGTCTGCCTTGACGAGGAGACGCCATCCCTTGATGTGTGGCTCGGTGACCTGCCGGAGCGGTTGGCCGGCTACCGATTGGAGGAGTGGGAGCTCGCCGACTTCGACGGAGCGACCGCCACGTTCGATGTCGGGGCCAACTGGAAACTTCTCGTGGAGAACTTCGCGGAGTACTACCACCTGCCGTGGGTTCATCCGAAGCTGGCCAAGGTGTCACGCGTCAAGGACCACTACCGCTACCAGGGTCCCGGGATGTACTGCGGGCAGACCACCACGCCGGTCTCGAGCGACCAGCACGAAGACTGGGTGATACTGCCATCCGCCACCGGTTTGGGCGCATCCGACGCCGCCAGCGGTAGGTTCGTCGCCGTGTTCCCCAACGTCCTGCTGGCCGTGCTGCCGAACCACGTGTTCCTCATCCTGCTCGAGCCGGCCGGCGTGGGGCGGACCATCGAGCACTGCACCTTCCTGTTCCCGCCGGGCGCCGTGCCGTCGCCCGAGGACGAGCTGGGGCGGCAACGGTTTGCCGAAGCGTTCGAGACCACCCGGCGATTCTGGGTTGACGTGAACGATGAGGACATCGACATCTGCGAACGGGTCCAGCGGGGCGTTTCCCGGGCCGGCGCGCCGCCGGGTCCCATGGCGCCTCGCTTCGAGGAACCCCTGAACCGCTTCCACAACATGACGGCCGATCTCATGACCCGCGAGTCGGTGGCGGATCTGGTGGTACCGGGCGGGGACCGGCCGGGCGACGTCGATCTCTACGGCACCAAGCCGAATCCCATGCCGCCCCCCATCGAGGTCGAGGCCGCACGGAAGTCCCGCCCCAGCGCGTAG